Proteins from a genomic interval of Staphylococcus debuckii:
- a CDS encoding GNAT family N-acetyltransferase, whose product MKTIQIDSSQDIRNFINHANTSFCSYLYKLHEKNVSLEQGIHSLQHDTGVFALTDDSDEIQMLLGGFAYDAHHYKMVGPFLADKGEPAPADFKTLFEALTAQQPNGTHFNFSFDVSDSYNNSLMKIIDAHYTFTDYYLSTDHTIETSDEAQRHIIKYHKAFYSHFDRLHRKIFRRDAMTPSEITQSIDENNQLFFFVSEGILKGYLYLQMHPEANSAEIRYFSSHTDYRHEGIAFNLLSYAINYAFNNDGIERVYFKIRSKNDKLVDRFSELGFDIRSERKKFKYIK is encoded by the coding sequence ATGAAAACAATCCAGATTGACTCTTCACAAGACATCCGCAACTTTATTAATCATGCTAATACATCATTCTGCTCTTATTTATATAAGCTGCATGAAAAGAATGTATCACTCGAACAAGGAATTCATTCATTGCAACACGACACAGGTGTTTTTGCCCTCACTGATGATTCTGATGAAATTCAAATGCTGCTAGGCGGATTTGCATATGATGCTCACCATTATAAAATGGTCGGCCCGTTTCTTGCAGATAAAGGCGAACCTGCCCCAGCAGATTTCAAAACATTATTTGAAGCATTAACAGCACAGCAACCGAACGGTACACATTTTAATTTTTCATTTGATGTCTCAGATTCATATAATAATTCTTTAATGAAAATTATTGATGCACATTATACCTTTACTGATTATTATTTATCTACAGACCACACTATTGAAACAAGTGATGAAGCGCAACGCCACATTATTAAATATCACAAGGCGTTTTATAGTCACTTTGATCGCTTGCACCGAAAAATTTTCAGAAGAGATGCGATGACTCCTTCAGAAATTACACAGTCTATTGACGAGAACAATCAGCTTTTCTTCTTTGTCAGTGAAGGCATTTTAAAAGGCTATTTGTATTTACAAATGCATCCCGAGGCAAATTCAGCAGAAATTCGTTACTTCTCTTCTCATACAGATTATCGTCATGAAGGTATTGCCTTTAATTTGTTAAGCTACGCTATTAACTATGCATTTAATAATGACGGTATAGAACGTGTATATTTCAAAATCCGCAGTAAGAATGATAAACTTGTCGATCGCTTCAGTGAGCTCGGCTTCGATATTCGTTCAGAACGCAAAAAATTCAAGTATATAAAATAA
- a CDS encoding GRP family sugar transporter translates to MDLLIALLPALFWGSVVLINVLVGGGPYNQIRGTTLGALIVGVVLLLTGHAAFEPKVIIVGLISGAFWSLGQGYQLRSIQLIGVSKTMPISTGMQLVGTTLFSAIFLGEWSTMMQVVLGLVSMVLLVAGIALTSLKGKKESDDSKSALGKAMPILLISTVGYVVYVVIAQIFSVNGLDALFFQSIGMAIGGFILSANHQTSTKYTLKNLIPGVVWAIGNLFLFFSQPKVGVATSFSFSQLLVIVSTLGGIFILKEKKDKRQMIGIWSGIVLIIVAAFILGGLKA, encoded by the coding sequence ATGGATTTACTTATAGCTTTACTTCCCGCACTGTTTTGGGGAAGCGTTGTACTCATTAACGTATTAGTTGGAGGCGGTCCCTACAACCAAATCCGTGGTACAACACTTGGTGCATTAATTGTTGGGGTTGTATTACTCTTAACAGGACATGCCGCTTTTGAACCTAAAGTTATTATTGTCGGTTTAATCTCAGGTGCGTTCTGGTCACTCGGACAAGGTTACCAATTACGTTCTATTCAATTAATTGGCGTTTCTAAAACGATGCCGATTTCTACAGGAATGCAATTGGTAGGTACTACATTATTCAGTGCAATTTTCTTAGGAGAATGGAGTACTATGATGCAAGTGGTGTTAGGACTTGTATCAATGGTATTACTAGTAGCCGGAATTGCATTGACTTCATTAAAAGGTAAGAAAGAGTCAGACGACTCTAAATCAGCACTAGGCAAAGCGATGCCGATTCTTTTAATTTCAACAGTGGGTTATGTTGTTTATGTAGTCATCGCTCAAATCTTTAGTGTCAATGGTTTAGATGCTTTATTCTTCCAATCTATCGGTATGGCAATTGGCGGTTTCATCTTATCAGCTAATCACCAAACTTCTACTAAATATACACTTAAAAATCTTATTCCAGGTGTTGTTTGGGCGATTGGTAACTTATTCTTATTCTTCTCACAACCTAAAGTTGGGGTAGCTACAAGTTTTTCATTCTCCCAATTACTTGTGATTGTTTCCACACTCGGCGGTATTTTTATCTTGAAAGAGAAAAAAGACAAACGTCAGATGATAGGTATCTGGTCGGGGATTGTGTTAATTATTGTAGCAGCCTTTATTCTCGGCGGTTTGAAAGCGTAA
- a CDS encoding glucose 1-dehydrogenase — MFTDLENKVVVVTGGASGIGRAICEAFGQAKAKVVINYRSERHKEDIEEMKKIISEAGGESIAVQGDVAKEEDVLRLVDEAVKTFGTLDIMINNAGFENPVPSDEMSVEEFSKAIDINLTGAFVGSREAVKYFRKEDKPGVIINTSSVHDTIPWPNYVNYAASKGGLKLMMETMSMEYAQYGIRINNISPGAIVTKHTEEKFSDPKTREETLEMIPARELGKSEDVSNVALFLASDLANYVHGTTIYVDGGMTNYPAFMGGKG; from the coding sequence ATGTTTACAGATTTAGAAAATAAAGTTGTCGTAGTTACAGGAGGCGCAAGCGGGATTGGACGCGCAATTTGCGAAGCGTTTGGTCAAGCTAAAGCAAAAGTAGTGATTAACTATCGCTCTGAACGTCATAAAGAAGATATAGAAGAAATGAAAAAAATCATTTCTGAAGCTGGCGGTGAATCTATTGCGGTTCAAGGTGATGTAGCTAAAGAAGAAGATGTACTTCGTTTAGTCGATGAAGCTGTAAAAACTTTCGGCACGCTAGATATTATGATTAATAATGCAGGTTTCGAAAATCCAGTACCTTCAGATGAAATGTCGGTAGAAGAATTCAGCAAAGCCATAGATATCAACTTGACTGGTGCATTTGTGGGTTCACGTGAAGCGGTCAAATATTTCCGTAAAGAAGATAAACCAGGTGTCATTATCAATACTTCAAGTGTGCACGATACGATTCCTTGGCCGAATTATGTGAACTATGCAGCCAGCAAAGGTGGATTAAAATTGATGATGGAAACAATGTCTATGGAATATGCGCAATACGGCATTCGCATCAATAATATTTCACCTGGAGCGATTGTAACTAAACACACTGAGGAAAAATTCTCTGATCCGAAAACACGTGAAGAAACATTAGAAATGATTCCAGCTCGTGAACTAGGTAAATCTGAAGATGTCTCTAATGTAGCACTCTTCCTTGCTTCTGATTTAGCAAACTATGTTCATGGCACAACAATTTATGTAGATGGCGGTATGACTAACTACCCTGCATTCATGGGCGGTAAAGGTTAA
- a CDS encoding AEC family transporter translates to MTGKFVIIVLLIALGYLLKRIKLLKEDDSQVLATIVLNVTLPALVIVNLNKADLDISLSILPIMMIIYGIIAKIIAISFFLKYDNEMRGTVGMMMASLNIGLFAYPLVQAIWPKQGMVYFGMADIGGAIVMFGITYFVGGYFSSGDNTFNFKFLLVNILKSVPLMTYLVMFVLNMSNLHIPGAAISFFDVLSKANMPLSMILLGLMLNFRIERQYLPIAFKYLLIHYGFGVIAGLLVYFFLPVSDQMIKTTLMVIWLLPIGVAVIPYSLQFKYRTMPIIGMTTNMTILISIVLLYLYQLFFV, encoded by the coding sequence ATGACAGGTAAATTCGTAATAATCGTATTACTGATAGCACTAGGCTATCTATTAAAAAGAATCAAGTTGTTAAAAGAAGATGACAGTCAAGTACTTGCTACAATCGTATTGAATGTCACACTGCCTGCGTTGGTCATCGTCAATTTGAACAAAGCAGATTTAGATATCTCATTATCTATTCTGCCCATTATGATGATTATCTATGGCATTATTGCAAAAATTATCGCCATCAGTTTCTTCTTGAAATATGACAACGAAATGCGTGGTACCGTTGGAATGATGATGGCTTCATTAAACATCGGATTATTCGCATATCCGCTCGTACAAGCGATTTGGCCGAAACAAGGAATGGTATACTTCGGTATGGCAGATATCGGCGGTGCCATCGTAATGTTCGGAATAACATACTTTGTCGGAGGATATTTCAGTAGTGGGGACAACACTTTCAACTTTAAATTTTTACTTGTCAATATACTAAAATCTGTTCCCCTAATGACTTATTTGGTTATGTTTGTATTGAATATGAGCAATCTGCATATCCCTGGAGCAGCCATTAGCTTCTTTGACGTTTTGTCAAAAGCCAACATGCCGCTCTCCATGATACTCCTAGGACTCATGCTTAATTTCCGAATCGAACGACAATACTTGCCGATTGCTTTTAAATATCTGTTGATTCATTATGGATTCGGTGTAATAGCAGGCTTGCTCGTTTATTTCTTCCTGCCCGTATCCGACCAAATGATTAAAACAACACTCATGGTAATCTGGCTACTTCCAATCGGCGTCGCAGTCATTCCATACTCCTTACAATTCAAATACCGCACCATGCCGATCATCGGAATGACCACCAACATGACCATACTCATCAGTATCGTTCTACTCTACCTGTATCAACTCTTCTTTGTCTAA
- a CDS encoding SE1832 family protein has product MDLQSQLQELKQDYVRLQDDLEKRESTGQEVDPLIKQLEQIENSIALVRAQIDQQS; this is encoded by the coding sequence TTGGATTTACAAAGCCAATTACAAGAATTAAAGCAAGATTACGTACGTTTACAAGATGATTTGGAAAAACGTGAATCTACAGGCCAAGAGGTAGACCCTCTTATCAAACAGCTTGAGCAAATCGAAAATTCCATTGCGCTTGTACGTGCTCAAATAGATCAACAATCTTAA
- the mspA gene encoding membrane stabilizing protein MspA: protein MQLYLILLPVLYLFVSYISIFKMKTIYATILRIIMGVLLILVVAMSNLSAPAASWWEFAVIVMLVGNVEITAFKYSKGDKKGVSILNVMTLFIFVISVILTLVVY from the coding sequence ATGCAACTCTATTTAATACTTTTACCCGTTTTATATCTTTTTGTCAGTTATATCAGTATTTTTAAAATGAAAACAATCTATGCGACCATTTTAAGAATTATTATGGGTGTGTTGCTAATATTAGTAGTTGCGATGTCCAACTTATCTGCACCTGCCGCTTCATGGTGGGAATTTGCAGTCATCGTGATGCTTGTCGGCAACGTAGAAATCACTGCGTTTAAATATTCTAAAGGCGATAAAAAAGGTGTATCTATCTTAAATGTGATGACCCTTTTTATCTTTGTAATCAGTGTTATTCTAACACTTGTTGTATATTAA
- a CDS encoding metal-dependent hydrolase family protein yields the protein MVNILFENAKLFDGEKFVDNSNFGVNTVSGKIISSNNDFDNKINLHGKYVLPGLINAHTHIVADHTGKINQLGSPDNTVVKSTYLALKNLNDLLKDGVTYIRDVGSIFDIDIELAKLEKAGELIIPGIIASGSPLTMTGGHFSEGSYEVDGEDEVKKYARKLLKKGADNIKLMASGGVSFSGETPHDIQLDENELKAAVIEAHHKGRTACAHAQGTEAIKNAIRAGVDSVEHAVFLDDEAINMFIENDTYIVPTLVAPWAINQNSEILPDFMVEKSISIEKAHFESIGKAAKAGVKLAMGTDSGTAMNNFNENSSFELELMVRAGATPLQAVQSATKNAAELLKIDDMVGSIEENKLADFIVIEENPLEDITTLQKEKEVYKKGKLI from the coding sequence ATGGTTAACATTTTATTTGAAAACGCAAAGTTATTTGATGGCGAGAAGTTTGTAGATAATTCTAATTTTGGTGTGAATACAGTAAGCGGAAAAATAATAAGCTCTAATAATGATTTCGATAATAAAATAAATTTACATGGTAAATATGTTTTACCGGGATTAATCAATGCACATACACATATTGTAGCTGATCACACAGGAAAAATTAATCAACTAGGATCACCTGATAATACAGTAGTAAAATCGACGTATTTAGCACTTAAAAACTTAAATGATTTATTAAAAGATGGTGTTACTTATATTAGAGATGTTGGTTCTATTTTTGATATTGATATAGAGCTTGCTAAATTAGAAAAAGCAGGAGAGCTAATCATTCCAGGAATAATTGCATCTGGTAGTCCATTAACTATGACTGGTGGTCATTTCAGTGAAGGAAGCTATGAGGTTGATGGAGAAGACGAAGTTAAGAAATATGCCAGAAAATTATTGAAAAAAGGCGCAGACAACATTAAATTAATGGCTTCAGGAGGAGTTTCATTCAGTGGAGAAACACCGCATGATATACAGTTGGATGAAAACGAATTGAAAGCAGCAGTTATTGAAGCACATCACAAAGGAAGAACGGCTTGTGCACATGCTCAAGGAACTGAAGCAATTAAAAATGCGATTAGAGCTGGAGTTGATTCCGTAGAACATGCAGTATTCTTAGATGATGAAGCAATTAACATGTTTATCGAAAACGATACTTATATCGTCCCTACATTAGTTGCGCCGTGGGCAATTAACCAAAATTCAGAAATTCTCCCTGATTTTATGGTGGAAAAATCTATTTCAATAGAAAAAGCACATTTTGAAAGTATTGGTAAAGCAGCTAAGGCGGGAGTAAAACTTGCAATGGGCACAGATTCTGGAACAGCAATGAATAATTTTAATGAAAATTCTTCATTCGAATTAGAGTTAATGGTTCGGGCAGGAGCTACACCGTTACAAGCAGTCCAATCAGCAACTAAAAATGCAGCCGAATTATTGAAAATAGACGACATGGTAGGCTCTATTGAAGAAAATAAACTTGCTGATTTCATTGTAATAGAAGAAAATCCATTAGAAGATATCACGACATTACAAAAAGAAAAAGAAGTATATAAAAAAGGAAAATTAATATAA
- a CDS encoding efflux RND transporter permease subunit, whose protein sequence is MINRLLKFSLGNKFAIFLMVVLVVLGGVYASMKMRLEMLPDVEEPMISVNTVMPGATPETVQDEISDKIDNQVRRMAHVDTVKTQSLENVSMVQVSYDDGTDMNKAEEELKKEIDKLKLDENAQEPELQRNSMDAFPVVAYSFSTKHDDLKKATKDIEKQLVPKLETIDGVQNVQLNGQTERQATIKFKQRKLQERGMSASGVEDYLKNASGKTPLGLFQFGKKEKSIVIDGEFTSVDALKDFEIPVDAAKGDSGQSGSDSSQGGGSDSSSMDAMSQGGQAQGQSGSSGDIVKLKDIADVKVGDERESISRTNGKDAIDVQIIKAQDANTVQVKKDTDKKIQQFIKENKDMTYTKIMDTAKPIQDSIYTMLEKAILGTIVAIIIILLFLRNIRTTAISVVSIPMSLLIAMIALKLSDVSLNILTLGALTVAIGRVIDDSIVVIENIYRRMTDKNETEKGDKLVVSATAEVFKPIMSSTLVTIIVFLPLVFVSGSVGEMFRPFALAITFSLLASLLVSITIVPALSSTFFKNGIHERRKRSLGAVGRGYKKVLKWSLNHKWIVLILTTVILIGSIALGAAKIGTSYISTGEDKYMALTYNPKPGETKESVLKNAEQVQKYLNSKDKVKKVQYSLGGASPMDPTGSTNNMAVMIEYDKNTPHFDEEPDKVLKHIATFKQEGEWKNLDMGTGAGNNSIEVKVSGPSAEAIKGTVKKIQNDMKATSGVVNVKSDLTEVYQQYSVDVDQNKATEKGLSAGQLAMGLNQNIPEKTITTINEKGHKVDVKVEKEKQTNWTKEKLNNLEIPSPTGKVKLKDIATLKETKTPSKLIKEDGDYTTTVTGTISDKDVGGISQKIMSKVNKIDKPNNVKINTGGATDDINKALTQLSMAMGAAIIIVYLVLVLTFKGGLAPFTILFSLPYTVIGVVLALVFTGETLSVPSMIGLLMLIGIVVTNAIVLVDRVISNERKGMAMKEALIEAGGTRIRPILMTALATIGALIPLLFGQDSSILISKGLAATVIGGLISSTLLTLIVVPVIYEILFTLKDKLANLFGRNKTDK, encoded by the coding sequence ATGATAAACCGCTTGCTGAAATTCTCTTTAGGCAATAAATTTGCCATCTTTTTGATGGTTGTATTAGTTGTTTTAGGCGGCGTCTATGCAAGTATGAAGATGCGCCTTGAAATGTTGCCTGATGTAGAAGAGCCAATGATTTCAGTCAACACAGTGATGCCTGGTGCCACACCGGAAACAGTACAAGATGAAATCAGCGATAAAATTGATAACCAAGTTCGTAGGATGGCACATGTAGACACCGTAAAAACACAATCACTGGAAAATGTGTCGATGGTTCAAGTAAGTTATGATGACGGAACTGATATGAACAAAGCAGAAGAAGAATTGAAAAAGGAAATAGATAAGCTGAAATTAGACGAGAATGCACAAGAACCCGAGCTGCAACGCAACAGCATGGATGCATTTCCTGTAGTAGCTTATTCATTTTCAACTAAGCACGATGATTTAAAGAAAGCAACGAAAGATATTGAAAAGCAGCTGGTGCCTAAACTTGAAACCATTGACGGTGTGCAGAATGTGCAGTTAAATGGTCAAACTGAACGTCAAGCAACGATTAAATTTAAACAGCGTAAGTTGCAAGAACGTGGAATGAGTGCAAGCGGTGTCGAGGACTATTTGAAGAATGCTTCAGGTAAAACACCTCTAGGACTTTTCCAATTTGGGAAAAAAGAAAAGTCAATCGTCATTGATGGCGAGTTCACTTCAGTTGATGCGCTGAAAGATTTTGAAATTCCAGTTGATGCGGCCAAAGGAGACAGCGGTCAATCCGGAAGTGACAGTAGTCAAGGCGGCGGTTCTGACTCAAGCAGTATGGATGCTATGAGCCAAGGCGGACAAGCGCAAGGTCAAAGCGGCAGCAGCGGAGATATTGTCAAACTTAAAGATATTGCTGACGTTAAAGTAGGAGATGAACGTGAATCTATCTCTAGAACAAACGGTAAAGATGCAATAGATGTGCAGATTATTAAAGCGCAAGATGCTAATACTGTACAAGTGAAGAAAGATACAGATAAAAAAATACAACAATTTATTAAAGAAAATAAGGACATGACTTATACAAAAATCATGGATACGGCAAAACCGATTCAAGATTCGATCTATACAATGCTTGAAAAAGCAATCTTGGGTACGATTGTAGCGATTATTATCATCTTATTATTCTTACGTAATATTCGTACGACAGCTATTTCAGTCGTTTCAATTCCAATGTCCTTACTGATTGCGATGATTGCATTGAAACTTTCAGATGTATCCTTAAATATTTTAACGTTAGGTGCTCTAACGGTCGCAATCGGTCGAGTCATTGATGACTCCATCGTTGTTATTGAGAATATTTACCGACGTATGACAGATAAAAATGAAACAGAAAAAGGTGACAAACTGGTTGTTAGTGCAACTGCAGAAGTCTTCAAACCAATTATGTCTTCTACGCTTGTAACTATCATTGTCTTCTTGCCATTAGTTTTTGTATCAGGTTCAGTAGGAGAAATGTTCAGACCCTTCGCCTTAGCGATTACATTCAGCTTGCTGGCATCATTGTTAGTTTCAATTACTATTGTGCCTGCACTTTCTTCAACCTTTTTCAAAAATGGAATTCACGAGCGCCGAAAACGTTCATTAGGAGCAGTCGGCAGAGGTTATAAGAAAGTCTTGAAATGGTCATTGAACCATAAGTGGATTGTATTAATACTGACTACAGTAATTCTGATTGGAAGCATTGCACTAGGTGCAGCAAAAATTGGAACAAGCTATATTTCAACAGGCGAAGATAAATATATGGCACTCACATATAATCCTAAACCTGGTGAAACGAAAGAATCTGTCTTGAAAAATGCGGAACAAGTTCAAAAATACTTGAACAGCAAAGATAAAGTTAAAAAAGTACAATATTCATTAGGCGGTGCTTCGCCGATGGATCCAACCGGCAGTACAAACAATATGGCGGTAATGATTGAATATGATAAGAATACGCCACACTTTGATGAAGAACCAGATAAAGTACTGAAACATATTGCAACCTTCAAACAAGAAGGGGAATGGAAGAACTTAGATATGGGTACAGGCGCTGGTAATAACTCAATCGAAGTCAAAGTTTCTGGACCTTCTGCAGAAGCAATTAAAGGTACAGTGAAGAAAATACAAAACGATATGAAAGCTACATCCGGTGTAGTTAACGTTAAATCTGATTTAACAGAAGTATATCAACAATACAGTGTAGACGTAGATCAAAATAAAGCCACTGAAAAAGGCTTATCAGCAGGACAACTTGCTATGGGTCTGAACCAAAACATTCCAGAAAAAACTATTACGACAATTAATGAAAAAGGTCATAAAGTTGACGTGAAAGTTGAGAAGGAAAAACAAACGAATTGGACAAAAGAAAAATTAAACAACTTAGAAATTCCTTCACCAACCGGAAAAGTGAAATTGAAAGATATCGCAACTTTAAAAGAAACAAAAACACCAAGTAAATTGATTAAAGAAGATGGCGACTATACCACAACTGTGACTGGTACTATCAGTGATAAAGATGTCGGCGGCATTTCACAAAAAATAATGTCTAAAGTGAATAAAATCGATAAACCAAACAATGTGAAAATTAATACAGGCGGCGCTACAGATGACATTAATAAAGCATTGACTCAATTGTCTATGGCAATGGGCGCTGCAATTATCATCGTATATCTTGTGCTTGTGTTAACCTTTAAAGGCGGACTTGCACCGTTCACTATCTTATTCTCTTTACCTTACACAGTTATCGGGGTAGTATTAGCACTCGTCTTTACTGGAGAAACACTTTCCGTACCAAGTATGATCGGCTTGTTGATGCTCATAGGTATCGTCGTCACGAATGCTATTGTACTGGTCGATAGGGTTATCAGCAACGAACGAAAAGGTATGGCCATGAAAGAAGCGTTGATTGAAGCGGGCGGCACTAGAATACGTCCAATCTTGATGACAGCTTTAGCAACAATCGGCGCCTTGATACCATTACTCTTTGGTCAAGACAGCTCTATCTTAATTTCAAAAGGTTTAGCAGCTACAGTTATCGGCGGACTTATTTCGTCCACACTCTTAACATTAATTGTAGTTCCTGTTATTTATGAAATACTCTTTACATTGAAAGATAAGTTGGCAAACTTATTTGGAAGAAATAAAACAGATAAGTAG
- a CDS encoding lipid II:glycine glycyltransferase FemX, with the protein MEKMNITNQEHDAFVKSHPNGDLLQLTQWAETKKLTGWYSKRVAVGENGEIKGVAQLLFKKVPKLPFTLCYVSRGFVADYNDKAVLEALLQNTKQVAQQEKAYAIKIDPDVEVDKAGDALGNLKQLGFVHKGFKEGLSKDYIQPRMTMITPIDKSDEELIKSFERRNRSKVRLALKRGTKVERAGRDQLKIFADLMRITGERDGFLTRDISYFENIYDALHPDGDAELFLVKLEPESVLKEITEENRDVEAEIEKLKQKKQDKKTLNKIKDAEAKIARNQKLIAQMEELRSKHPDGVYLSGALLMFCGKKSYYLYGASSNDYRDFLPNHHMQFAMMRYAREKGATTYDFGGTDNDPDKDSEHYGLWAFKKTWGTYLSEKIGEFDYILNKPLYYLVEQVKPRLTKAKIKASRKLKGKK; encoded by the coding sequence ATGGAAAAGATGAATATCACAAACCAAGAACACGATGCATTTGTCAAATCCCATCCTAATGGCGACTTGCTGCAATTAACGCAATGGGCTGAAACTAAGAAACTAACTGGATGGTATTCTAAAAGAGTAGCGGTTGGTGAAAATGGAGAAATTAAAGGAGTGGCACAACTTTTATTTAAAAAAGTTCCAAAACTTCCATTTACATTATGCTATGTTTCAAGAGGATTTGTAGCTGATTATAATGACAAAGCAGTCTTGGAAGCGCTCCTTCAAAACACGAAACAAGTGGCACAACAAGAAAAAGCCTATGCGATTAAAATTGATCCAGATGTGGAAGTAGACAAAGCTGGAGATGCATTGGGCAATTTAAAACAATTAGGTTTTGTGCATAAAGGATTTAAAGAAGGACTTTCTAAAGATTATATTCAACCACGTATGACGATGATTACACCGATTGATAAATCAGATGAAGAATTAATCAAGAGCTTTGAGCGTCGTAACCGTTCGAAAGTCCGTTTAGCTTTAAAACGCGGTACTAAAGTAGAACGCGCAGGTCGAGACCAATTGAAAATATTTGCCGACTTGATGCGTATTACAGGTGAACGCGATGGCTTCTTGACACGTGATATCAGTTATTTTGAAAATATTTATGATGCTTTGCATCCTGATGGCGATGCGGAATTATTTTTAGTGAAACTAGAACCAGAATCTGTTTTGAAAGAAATTACAGAAGAAAATCGAGATGTCGAAGCAGAAATTGAAAAATTGAAACAGAAAAAGCAAGATAAGAAAACTTTAAATAAAATTAAAGATGCAGAAGCTAAAATTGCACGTAACCAAAAATTAATTGCCCAGATGGAAGAGTTACGCAGCAAACATCCAGATGGTGTTTATTTATCAGGTGCGCTCTTAATGTTCTGCGGTAAAAAATCTTACTATTTATATGGTGCATCATCTAATGATTACCGTGATTTCTTGCCGAACCACCATATGCAATTTGCAATGATGCGTTACGCTAGAGAAAAAGGTGCCACTACTTATGACTTCGGCGGTACGGATAATGATCCAGATAAAGACTCTGAACATTACGGTCTGTGGGCCTTCAAGAAAACCTGGGGTACTTATTTAAGTGAAAAAATCGGAGAATTCGATTACATCTTGAATAAACCGCTTTATTACTTGGTTGAGCAGGTAAAACCAAGACTTACTAAAGCGAAAATCAAAGCATCTCGTAAGTTAAAAGGAAAAAAATAA
- a CDS encoding VOC family protein, with translation MQNLKFDHIIHYIKHIDEFQYPGEILKVVSGGLHNRYGTHNKLAYTDLAYIELIGVNDEEKLKKVIKTNEGRVSFIAKIVQDNFKQGFKTFALRTDNIDKLKDDLEAKGIETVGPIQMGRENKRGEQTSWQLLYLNQPHADLKPPFFIQWNKTEEEREAALESKFQPQFKIKAIEVQTTDTEQVVNQWRDWFDMEVVESDDDVTILKLPQEAIEFRIRKARKNGYDIVIQDKETDAPYNITTRGAEYHFIP, from the coding sequence ATGCAGAATTTAAAGTTTGATCATATCATCCATTACATTAAACATATCGATGAATTTCAGTACCCTGGAGAAATATTAAAAGTAGTGTCAGGCGGCTTGCATAATCGTTATGGTACTCATAATAAATTGGCTTATACAGATTTAGCTTATATTGAACTTATAGGTGTTAATGATGAGGAAAAGTTAAAGAAAGTAATTAAAACCAACGAAGGCCGCGTATCTTTCATCGCTAAAATTGTACAGGATAATTTTAAGCAGGGATTTAAAACCTTTGCTTTACGTACTGATAATATTGATAAGTTGAAAGATGATTTAGAAGCTAAAGGTATAGAAACTGTGGGGCCTATTCAAATGGGACGTGAAAATAAAAGGGGAGAGCAGACCTCTTGGCAATTGCTCTATCTTAATCAACCGCATGCTGATTTAAAACCGCCTTTCTTTATTCAATGGAATAAAACCGAAGAGGAACGCGAAGCAGCACTTGAGAGTAAATTTCAACCTCAATTCAAAATAAAAGCCATTGAAGTTCAAACAACTGATACAGAACAAGTTGTGAATCAATGGCGAGATTGGTTTGATATGGAAGTCGTTGAATCTGATGATGACGTTACTATTTTAAAATTGCCGCAAGAAGCAATTGAATTCAGAATACGTAAAGCGCGTAAAAATGGATATGATATCGTGATACAGGATAAAGAAACAGATGCACCGTATAACATTACTACACGAGGGGCTGAATACCACTTCATACCTTAA
- a CDS encoding MarR family winged helix-turn-helix transcriptional regulator: protein MEVNQLFNSFTELYRPYIKNVQPILDKYHLHTAQFLVLKDIYLHDQTTLVQISKRRSIEKPSARKLLKVLIEQELLIVTPGEDKREKLLSLSDKGTKVYKEAMSEVTALQESIVEQAALDEQEILAAIRTFEKLKNIL from the coding sequence ATGGAAGTTAATCAATTATTCAATAGCTTTACTGAACTTTATAGACCTTATATTAAAAATGTTCAACCCATTTTAGATAAGTATCATTTGCATACTGCGCAATTTTTAGTTTTAAAAGATATTTATTTGCATGATCAAACTACATTAGTTCAAATTTCCAAAAGACGTTCTATTGAAAAACCTTCTGCACGTAAACTTTTAAAAGTTTTAATTGAACAGGAATTGTTGATTGTGACCCCTGGTGAAGATAAGAGAGAAAAGTTATTATCGCTATCTGACAAAGGCACTAAAGTCTATAAAGAGGCTATGAGCGAAGTCACAGCATTGCAAGAAAGCATTGTTGAGCAAGCAGCACTCGACGAACAAGAAATACTTGCTGCAATCCGAACTTTTGAAAAGTTAAAAAATATATTATAA